CCAGAGAAAGGTGAAATAGGCGTGTTGTGAGTGATAACAGCCATTAAAGTTACAATATGCAGAAGCCATGTTTTTCCCTTTTCATTAAACTAAGGATCATTTGACCTTTTCAATAACTTCAAGGTTTTGCTTCTTTTCAAGTATACAGCTATCAAGAATTCAAACTAAAGGGAAGTATAAGCATAGACTAGCTGTACACACTACACAGATCCGCTAATCAATtacgaatttttttttctagaatcctcatgTTTGACAGTTTCATCCTTTTGTCTAAATATGAATCATAGGTTCAATTGTATACACCGATTGATTGACAGGAAGGGTCACTAGTACAAAATACCATGAAATTCTGCAGGCATGAACTGACGAATTGTGGACCTTAGGACTGCCCCAAATGCGGACAAATCCTGGTTAACTCAGTCACATGATACCACCAGTTAAGTTAGAAAAGGTAGAAGACAATCGGTTCTTTCACATTAGTGTGATGACCATGTATACTCCATGTGAAGCTTTATTGTCATCTTTGAAGCTtcatttctatatatacatacttaatTGTAAAATGAGCCTAAAgacaaaaacacattaaaagAGCTAAGCCGTCATACTTGAGGGAGTGTCACATACCTTTCACTCGTTGTTCATAAGAAACCTTATCACGCATCAAAAGAGCTGCAGCCTCTCCGTTTAATGGATCCGAAGCATTTGGGTACAGCAAAAGTTGTGGAAGGAACACTTCAAACACGTTCACCAAGTCTATCAAAAGATACATCAACATTAGAGAATACCTGGATATCTAttacaccaacaacaacaaaaaatcaaGAATATTGACATACTGTTAAGTGTTAACCCTAAGTTAAAACTTTTACACTCAATCCCATATGAGGATTACATTACAATGTATTAACACTTGATCAGATATAGTTTTACGGAAATGTTTAACTAATACTCAAAAGTCTCCAATAACATCAAAACAAGAGAACCTTGCACATCCAATAAGAGTCACTGATTACTTTTATCAAGATAATGACCATTTAATTGTGACTTGAAAACTTCCGGAATTGGCAATGTTACAATTTTCACGAGGAATCATAAAATGAAAACTGTTGCAAATATCATGGATCTGAAAGAGCGTGTTAACATTACCGAACATGGGGCTCCACGTCTGATTAATCACATCCAAGCAAACTGAACCAGACCTGAAAAATCGAATTATATAAGCAAAAGAAGACGACTTTTAAACCAATTATATTGTCTCCAGAACAAGATCATGCTTCTTATAACCCAACAAGTTCATGATCACACAAACTTACATTTCATCTACATTTGGATGgtagattttgttaacgaagcCAATGGATGGCGATTTGTAAGGATAAGCATCTGGAAGCTCAACCCTTAACTTCCATACACCGCCATGGTACGGACCTGTGTATTTCGCGAAACAAAGTTTTaaggaaaataaacaaaaagattaaaactaTATGCATCCTGGTCTGATTATGAGAAATCAAACAGAAACCGAcaagaaaaagcaaaaaatgCATAAACGTGTTACATGTATATACTTTAATAActtaacggaaaaaaaaaacaatttgttaacatcataaaaaagtaaagtaactcccaatgtcgtcttcaacggtgtatgggggaggttgagatgtagacataCTTACccttaccaaaggtagagagactgctttcaggttctaccaaaggtagaaaagaagtaaagaacttccagccttgctgggcatgagggaTCCAACCACCGATCTAACCCAGTAGGTTTTAGAAAAACGAAAAGGGAAATACAGatcaaacatttattttaacacTGTTCATATATTCACAGAATGATTCTAGCTGAATTCAAGAACTACCCACAAAACTTATCATGTAAAAAAGCAAAAAgcagataaaagaaaaaagacccatttaaaatttacaaaaagCAAAGCATAAAATCTCATACAATTGAATCTtgtcaaattttaaaaagacaCACAAAACGTATGATCATAAAAGcaataacttttatatagaaAGACAAACTTGAtgaacaaaacaataaaaatagcaTCATAAAAAGCAAAAAGCAGATGAATAAAGAAGCAAAGACTGAATTCTTTTAGTAAAAAGACTTAGAAGACTTGTCAAAGACTCGCCTTAATTGAATAACTTAACAGAGAAAACCTTGTCTGTTTACCcctaaaaattacaaaaatttcatataatcatgttcATATGGTTAAATCTTGGTAAATTAAAGAATACCCACAAAATCTAAGATCATAAAAACAAGAACTTTATATAAAAGTAGCAAACTTGATGttataagaaaaattaaaaagttaatagaAGGTTATATACTGTCAGCAGGTCCATGAAAATGCACATAAAACTCTTGCATCCCATCATTGATCATCTCCACTTTGTAATCACTCATCATCCTGGTTcattgtacaaaaaaaaaaccacttaAATTATTAATCTCtataacatattatataaatatatatagcttagataagattattattataaaataggAAAGTTGAATTTGTTTAGTAGATAGATGAAATTTGAAGGAATAAATAACTTACAACTTCATTAAGTCCATTTCTCTGCGTTTGCTTGGAGATGACATTTTTGATAAAAAGAGAAATTTGAGCTAAAAATAAGTTATTCGGTGAGAGACAGAGATAGAGAGATAAGAGAAAGATAGATGAAAATTAAATTAAGCTAACTCACAAATGGAAAAACAAATGGGATTTTTATCTGTACTGACTAGCCCGGTGTCGAATGCTTCCAGTAGAATATAACCAGGTGCTTATTTTTGGACCCTTAACTATTTTAAGGGATGTGTACACCACCAATTTTGACAATACACCATTAAGTgtgttgtactgtacaacacAATAATGCATATTTAATGGTGTATCGTCAAAAATTAGTGGCGTACAGATCACCTTCCATTTTAAATGATCCCTCATTTGTCTTTGAAAGTACTTAAGTTATATGCTTCTATATTcccttttattatttctttttttttaacagtaagtcaaatattttgatttaaaataattaaatta
The sequence above is drawn from the Erigeron canadensis isolate Cc75 chromosome 4, C_canadensis_v1, whole genome shotgun sequence genome and encodes:
- the LOC122595776 gene encoding ubiquitin-conjugating enzyme E2-23 kDa-like is translated as MSSPSKRREMDLMKLMMSDYKVEMINDGMQEFYVHFHGPADSPYHGGVWKLRVELPDAYPYKSPSIGFVNKIYHPNVDEMSGSVCLDVINQTWSPMFDLVNVFEVFLPQLLLYPNASDPLNGEAAALLMRDKVSYEQRVKEYCEKYAKAEDVGALPEEKSSDEELSEDEYDSGDDDMAAGPVDP